One window of Ziziphus jujuba cultivar Dongzao chromosome 5, ASM3175591v1 genomic DNA carries:
- the LOC132803778 gene encoding uncharacterized protein LOC132803778, translated as MANNDMVSFQVPTFNKNNYDNWSIKIKALLGTQDMWEIVEKCYIKSKNEGLDDDAFEKVSKAKSTKEAWEKLKISYKGADPVKKVRLETLRAKFEMLQMKEGEIISDYFSRVLMVTNQLKRNGKKLDDVKIMEKILRSLDSNFDHMVAIIEETKDLEAMTLKQLLGSLQAYEEKKRKKERIVEQLFKTRIDGAKEESSSRHNN; from the exons ATGGCCAATAACGATATGGTTTCCTTCCAAGTTCCAACATTCAACAAGAATAACTATGACAACTGGAGCATCAAGATCAAGGCTCTCCTTGGCACCCAAGACATGTGGGAGATAGTGGAGAAATGTTACATCAAATCAAAGAATGAAG GATTAGATGACGATGCATTTGAGAAGGTCTCGAAAGCCAAGTCGACTAAAGAAGCATGGGAGAAACTTAAAATCTCCTACAAGGGCGCTGATCCAGTCAAAAAGGTACGGCTTGAAACCTTAAGAGCCAAGTTTGAAATGCTACAGATGAAGGAAGGAGAAATCATATCTGATTATTTTTCTAGAGTTTTGATGGTAACCAATCAATTAAAGAGGAATGGTAAAAAGTTAGATGATGTTAAAATCATGGAGAAAATTCTGAGATCATTagattcaaattttgatcaTATGGTCGCCATTATTGAAGAAACAAAAGACTTGGAAGCTATGACATTGAAGCAGCTCTTGGGTTCATTGCAAGcctatgaagaaaagaaaaggaagaaggaaagaatAGTGGAACAATTGTTCAAGACCCGGATTGATGGAGCTAAAGAAGAAAGTAGCAGCCGTCATAATAATTGA